Below is a genomic region from Larimichthys crocea isolate SSNF chromosome IV, L_crocea_2.0, whole genome shotgun sequence.
CAGGCCTTACtgaagtttttttctgttttttttctcttgtaatTAAGGTGAACTGACATTTTACCAGtctgtttcttattttcctATCCTTCAAACGTCACAGTATCTCAATCATTGGCCACCTGCATCTGCTCCTTAAATGCCTCCACACATTCATCCACtagttataaaaatatattattaaaatgttctgaTCTTACGTACACGGGAAGCAGTTTAACAAGGctaaactctttttttccctgacTTTATCTGTAGGATTTTTCAgcaaacatttgaacacatacAAGCAGACATAACTCACCCTCCCTGAACAGCCCTCAGTAAGTTATCATagtaaaaatggaaagaaaaaaaacaagatatgtctcactctctcttttataGTAAGTAATAAGTAAGTAATATGCTGAAGCCAACAGTAGCATGGGCTTACATAATTCTGTTGtgtatttaattgttttcatgGTACAATTATCTCTctacagttattattattcatctgcAGTGCTTTTACACAcccacacctacacacacacacacacacacctacacacacgcacacacacacaggttgtaCTCACCACATGAGGATGCTGGAACCTGCTGTGAGAGCAGAGATCTTATAGTGGGCATCGGGATGAGAGCAAACAGGTTGAGGGAGCGAGCTGTGGAGAAAGGAACACTGATTAATTTGTTTCCTCTCaaccccctctctcccccctcagTGTCCTTTTGTACACCACCCACCAGCCACAATCCACCACCATCATgcagctctttctctttcttttggcAGGATGTGTGTCAGGACTCTAATGGAGCTAGTTTTTGTATGATTCACATCATCTAAACAAGCAGGCTTTTGTGTTAAAATGCTGTAAACCGTGATGTCACAAAGACTTaaagttcattttctttccGTCTACCACTCCTCGCTttgaaacaagcaaacaaactggTTCAACATTAAATGAATTGTATAAAGGCTTttacatttgctgttttttttcctgttttgtttggaATTAACAGAAGCAACGACTCAGCACATCAGCTGTATGGTCATCACGATGTCTTTACGCAAAGTATAAAGCCACTATTAACATGTTGTATCCTGTTTGCTTAATTTGTACAAAGACAGAAGCTTGTTGTTGGCCTTTACTTCTTGGAGTCCTCACTAGTTGCTGGCAATTCCCCCCCCCCAATAAATAAGTTAGTTAAGTTTACCCTAATTAGCATACGGGCATGGGTGTAGAAACAAATAAGCAAatttttgaaaagtttttcCTTTTAGTTAATTTGCATTTTGACCAACTTAATCAAATGGATGGACTTAATTTTCACCAACTAGTTATCTCAGCTGGTTGTGTTGCTGACATGTTACAACACAGATTTATGGACACAAAGATCTTCCAGTATATCTGTAGCTATTTGAAAACCAAGATTTATATTGCTTCAACTTCCTCATTTTGGTTGCTACATCTTTACAATTTGTGCTGATAACCTAGTTGTGTCAAAGACCCGTTACGTGATTTTAGTTCCTCATCCTTCCTTTTGCTGAGTCAAACCTAGAAAACCAATGGCCATGTTTGCTGTGTCAGCCATTTGGCTAAATGAAAATGGGGgggtgaaaaagagagagagaacagaagacTCTAAAATGGTAAAATGAGTAGCAGATTTATCAATTTAAAAGGTGTGGTAAGTGCTTCTACTTAATGAGGTTCTAATCCAATACAGCTCAAATCTGTCAAAGCACTGTCTGGAACTGCATGTCAGCTGTACAGCAGCAACTTTGGCAACAGTTTGCAAACCAACAACATAGATACAGTTAGTTACATTAATTGCTGTATCATTTTTCGTACCTTACCCCACCTTTGATGATCACCAGTAAATGAATTGCCACacattttgataattaattgattatcaagCAGAAAtactggttccagcttctcaaatttgGGTAaaatttgttcttgttcttcttttctctgttcaaTATCACTGAAACATGGTTATCTTTGGGTGTTGGTTTTGGGTGTGGTTAAAATGTCCATTGTCCCTCACAAACTGTGCCTCAGTCTTACCCAGGTAGAACATGTAGGTTTCTGTGACGAAGGACATGAAGAAGATTCCCGAGGCAAACGACACCATGCCGATCAGGATGAGCATCACATCGCTGACGCAGCGACGGAACACAAAGACACCGAGGAAACTGGTGAGAAAAATCATGCAGCCCGCAGCGTTCCCATAACCCACCTGGAGGAGagtgagacaaaacaacacacaatgtACATAAATCGGCCGCAAACCAGATACATACAGGAATAATCATTCACAAGTGAAACCGAAACCCTGTTGTTCGAAACCACCAAAACATATAGACACAAAGACAGCCAAATGTCACCTGAGTGGCACTCCAGCTGAGCGGTTCTTTCATCACAAAGGCGCCCAGTATCTCAATGGCTCCACCCACTGCAGCGCTGTACAGAACAGCAGCTGCAAACAGCAGAGCCAAGTTCACCCTGTTTATCCTAGCAGGAGTCGCCACAGGAACATCGCTGGAGGCCTGAGAAAAGACTTGGCAGTCCTCATCTACTGGGACTTGGCTGGGCAGTTGTTTCACCTTGAATTTAGAACGGAAACATTCAGACGTTTAATTAGAAAGATGAAACTGTAGCTCTGACAGcttgacagtttgacagtgtCAGGCTGAAATCCAATCCAGCTCGATGGGAACTAGTTTTCCTGGGCAaagtttcaaaacaaacagttcTTCCACAGTGCATACAACAACTTTCATAAAAAGTCTTTGAGAAAAGGGGAACCCAATCATCCTTCATAAGCATGGGATGTACAACTTATTATGTCTTACATAACACACAAGGAAACTACGGCTGTGATTTACTGTCAGTCTTAAAGGTGTGGTAAAATGTATGTGCAGCAGGATGTGTTCAGAGTGAAGATTGAAAGTGAAAATTGTCACTATGACTAGCGTTGCTGTTGCTTATGACTTATAGCAATGCCTAATCACTTTCTTATTGGTCAATCTTTAAACAATCACATTCAGTTTTAGAAACAGGCCAAACAGGCTTCTAGCTTCTAGACAGAAAAatcaaagcacacacatacagtgaataGAATAAAATCTATAATactgcacacataaacacacacacacacttacctgCAGCAGGACTATGGAGAATATGAGGCTGAGCAGGTGCAGCAGTGTGCTCACAATGAGCAGGATGGTCCCATTTCCCAAAGTGGAGGTGTACAGCAGGAATAGATGACCCGACGCCAGGCTGCCCACCAGCCCTGCCATCCCGTACAGCAGCTCCActctcatcatcatctgcaCAGGGCGCAGACACACACGACTTGTTGGAAAAATTGACCTTGTGTCAATAAAACTTACTTAGTTTTGAGGTATTTTTTATGTTACTCTTGGTTAGGTTTGAGCCAGTCATTATATGCATTTGCCCAGGAGTGTCAATAACATGCCAGCATTAGTTGTTACAAGGTTTCGGAAAGGTTTACACAAAACAGAGGGTATATTTTGCTCTTtagttgataaaaaaaaaaaacacttcagtgtaAAACCAGATGCCTACACTCAAAATGTTGGAGGAAGATTTTAAACCAACCAAAATATGTTATACTGTATCAAGGCAAAACATACAGGCACATTTATGAATGTTTCTACTCTAATTAAAGGAAGAGCTTAAACATAAAcctacataaacataaacataaaccaGTGAACTTTTGTAGATTTTAGTTTATTGTAGAAAGGAAATAATGATGATACTTAGAGGACCAGCttattggacaaattaaattaaattaaattaaattaaattaaattaaattaaattaaattattaatatattataatcaGCATCAACTTGGTGTTAGACAGTGCTTACTTAGTATAAAAGAAGTTATTTGAGTGTAAGGTTGCAGGTAATGCAGGTTTTCTAGACAGATGCACCACTGACCTGGGACCGGTCAGTATTCGTGGAGCTGAGCGACGCCAGCGTCATGACACCGGGCCAGTAAGCGGAGAAGCCGCCGGACAGCCCGAAGACAACCGCCGCGCCGAACATCACCTCCAGcgggagctggaggaggaccACCAGGAGCAGGGCCAACCTGGACAGCAAGTAACCGCTCAGGGGCACCACAATAGGCATTCTCCTCCAGCCACGGTCGCTTAACCTGGCCAGGAGCAGCGCAGGCAGGATCGGGGTCAGCTGGATGATGAGGCTGTATGTCATGTAGAAGTCCGTCATGGCTTTCTGTTGGCTGTCCTCCCTGGAGAGGTGGGTATCGGGGTATGTGGCGTTCACACACCGGTCCCTGACCACCATCTGCAGGGCGGTGTCGAAGAGAGTGCTGCCCAGCTGTTCGAGCACGAGAATGGGCTCGATCTGCCGGAGCACCGCGAAGGCTGTTTGACACAGAGCAGGCAGGACCATGACTTCACTTTTTAAAGTCAAAAATCAAAGTGAATGAGAAGAACAGGCTGCTGTTG
It encodes:
- the slc46a2 gene encoding thymic stromal cotransporter homolog, whose product is MVLPALCQTAFAVLRQIEPILVLEQLGSTLFDTALQMVVRDRCVNATYPDTHLSREDSQQKAMTDFYMTYSLIIQLTPILPALLLARLSDRGWRRMPIVVPLSGYLLSRLALLLVVLLQLPLEVMFGAAVVFGLSGGFSAYWPGVMTLASLSSTNTDRSQMMMRVELLYGMAGLVGSLASGHLFLLYTSTLGNGTILLIVSTLLHLLSLIFSIVLLQVKQLPSQVPVDEDCQVFSQASSDVPVATPARINRVNLALLFAAAVLYSAAVGGAIEILGAFVMKEPLSWSATQVGYGNAAGCMIFLTSFLGVFVFRRCVSDVMLILIGMVSFASGIFFMSFVTETYMFYLARSLNLFALIPMPTIRSLLSQQVPASSCGTTLTSLQLSLKFAGLAYIPAFTKIYQGTLGWFPGFVFTLSSIITVLGMIPISIVGCRSPQRRHYERIQGD